The following proteins are encoded in a genomic region of Camarhynchus parvulus chromosome 4A, STF_HiC, whole genome shotgun sequence:
- the RPS4X gene encoding 40S ribosomal protein S4, X isoform produces MARGPKKHLKRVAAPKHWMLDKLTGVFAPRPSTGPHKLRECLPLIIFLRNRLKYALTGDEVKKICMQRFIKIDGKVRTDITYPAGFMDVISIEKTGEHFRLVYDTKGRFAVHRITPEEAKYKLCKVRKIFVGTKGIPHLVTHDARTIRYPDPLIKVNDTVQIDLETGKITDFIKFDTGNLCMVTGGANLGRIGVITNRERHPGSFDVVHVKDANGNSFATRLSNIFVIGKGNKPWISLPRGKGIRLTIAEERDKRLAAKQSSG; encoded by the exons ATG GCCCGCGGCCCCAAGAAGCATCTGAAGCGCGTGGCTGCACCTAAGCACTGGATGTTGGACAAGCTGACGGGCGTCTTC GCTCCCCGCCCATCAACAGGCCCACACAAACTGAGGGAGTGCCTTCCCCTTATCATCTTCCTGCGCAACCGGCTGAAGTATGCTCTGACGGGAGATGAGGTCAAGAAGATCTGCATGCAGAGGTTCATCAAAATAGATGGCAAAGTCCGCACCGACATCACCTACCCTGCAGGCTTCATGG ATGTCATCAGCATTGAGAAGACAGGTGAACATTTCCGCCTGGTGTATGATACCAAGGGCCGGTTTGCTGTTCACCGCATCACACCTGAGGAGGCCAAG TACAAGCTGTGCAAGGTGAGGAAGATCTTTGTGGGCACCAAAGGAATCCCTCACTTGGTCACTCATGATGCCCGCACTATCCGCTATCCAGACCCCCTCATCAAGGTGAATGATACGGTCCAGATTGACTTGGAGACAGGCAAGATCACAGACTTCATTAAGTTTGACACAG GTAACCTGTGCATGGTGACCGGCGGTGCAAACTTGGGCCGTATCGGGGTGATCACCAACCGGGAGAGGCACCCTGGGTCGTTTGATGTGGTTCATGTGAAGGATGCCAACGGCAACAGCTTTGCCACTCGGCTGTCCAACATCTTCGTTATTGGCAAA GGCAACAAGCCATGGATCTCCTTGCCCCGTGGAAAGGGCATCCGCCTGACCATTGCTGAAGAGAGAGACAAGAGACTGGCGGCCAAGCAGAGCAGCGGATAA